The Caretta caretta isolate rCarCar2 chromosome 27, rCarCar1.hap1, whole genome shotgun sequence DNA segment GTACTGGGCGATGAACTCGTCCCCGATGTAGTCGTCATCCAGCACCACCAGGCGCAGCAGGGCCAGCTCGGGCAGGTTCACCTGGAACTCCAGGCTCTCCTCGAAGACCGGGTTGTCCCCGCTCTGCAGCGCCGTCTTGGTGCGCCGCTCGGCACAGTCGGCCGGGATGCCGTGGATCTCGGCGCAGACGTAGGGCTCCACCACGTCGCCCTTGGCACCCGAGCCCCGGGGCTTGGGCAGGTTCTGCCCGCTGAtcacccggaggtgcagcagctGGGCGGGCACGCCGGGCAGCGAGTCCTTGGCGTTGGCGCTGAAGTAGGAGACCTCCTCCCGCATGACGGCGGGGCGCAGCACGTACCCGCAGGCCCCGTTCTGGCGGAACCAGCCCGCGTTCAGGTCCATCATGAGCCCCGGCGTCTGGAAGTTCATGGCCACCATCTGGCAGCCGCACTTCCAGAAGTCCTGCGGGTTCGCGTTGCTGGCGTCGATGCGCAGGGGGCTGGGGTAGACCCGCGACAGGAACCGCTTGTTGTAGCTCACCAGCTCGGCGGGGCACTCGCTGGCGAAGCGCCCGGCCTCCGCCTCGCTGAAGGAGCAGAGCTCCCAGTAGCGCTGCCCGCGCCGCGAGGCCTCGAAGTCCTGGAAGGGCACCTCCTGGCACAGGCTCACGAGCTCCgacagctccctgctcagccgtAGCCTGCGCTGCCCGCCCCCTGCGGGCGGCTGCCCGTCGGCCTCGCCCGGGCACTGCCCCGTCTCCGGGCCCTCCTCCTCGTCCGTCACCTCCCCCTCGCTCTCGtggcagctgggctgcagcttcCTGCCCTTGATGAGGACTCTGCCCTTGAGGGTCTCCGGGGAGGGCAGGTAGGCCTCCTCGGGGTCGGGGGGGTCCAGGTACAGCTTGGCGCCCAGGGTCTTCCTCAGGCACTGGGCCATCAGCCTCTGCTGGGCGGGCGAGCAGCGCACAGCCAGGCACAGGACGAGGGGGTATTCGGAGGCCTCGAAGGCGTACCGGTCGATCACGCCCACCACGCTGCGACAGGCCACGCGGGAGGCGGCCGAGCGGCCCCCGGAGACCAGGGGCTCGCCCTCCGGGCCATCCCACACCACCAGCTCCAGGCTGCGGCAACCCATACGCAGGGCCGCAACGTAGCCGCCGAGGCcggtgctgccccaggagctgtcCTCCCGCAGGCAGGCGCCGTGGGCCGAGCTGATGTAATAGTGGGACAGGGGCTGCGTCATGTCCTGGCACACCCGGAGGTGCTGCGGGTCGAAGATGGAGCAGTCCGGGGAGAGCAAGTAGCGGGTGAAGCCGTCGATGGCCAGGTGGCCCTTCTCCCGGCCCTCGCTGGAGGGCTCGTATTTGCCAATGATCTCCAGGCACGTCTCCTCAGTCACCCCCTCCatgccctgctccacctccaaGAACGTCAGCAGGTCCTTCAGCCCCAACGACTCCTTGTCGCTGGAGAACTGGACCAGGAGGAAGAAGATCTCGGGCCTGGTGCAGAGGTCGCAATAGGCCTCCACGAACAGGTCGCAGGCCACGTCGCTCCCTGGCCGCTCGCCGGCCTTCTGCAGCTCCTTGAACTTCAGCTCGATGGTGGAGGCCTTCATGCCCGGGTTGAGCGCCTTGATGAGCTGCACAGCCCGGGCCACGGGGATCTGGCCCACTTTCTCCAGGTCCGCCACCTCAAAGACTGAGGAGATCCAGGAGGTCCGGAGGCTGGGGTGGCCGGCCTCGGGCGCCTCCGGCGTGTGCTTCCCGTAGGACACCAGGTACCTCAGCCCCATCACCCAGGCGTTCACCACGTCGGGCGAGCTGGCCACCAGGTCCAGGGACTCGTAGTTGTCGCCGTGGATGATGGAGAAGGCGCACTCGTCCGGGAACTGGTCGGAGAGGCCGTTGCTCCGCAGCACGGGCGTCTTCTTCCCCACCCGCACCTCCTTGACCGACTCGATCTCGATCTTGGCCTTCTCCGAGTCCTTCTTGGAGGGCTCCCACCGCAGGTCGCGCATGTCAGGGGCCAGCAGGAAGAAGCGGCTGTACATGCGGGAGTTGGAGCGAACCTTCTTCATCTCGCAGCCCTCCAGCATGAAGGAGATGCAAGCCGCCGTGCTGTTGATCTTCCGGTCGTGGGGCATAGTGCTGAAGGACACAGTCTTCTTCTTCTGAACTGGCCTCTGGCGAGAGCCGTCCTGCCGAGGGAGAACACAGCGGTCAGGCCCTGCACAGAGACCGACAGGTCGGGCCGCGGGTCGGGCTGCACAGAGGCAGACCGGAGGGGCAAAGGGCGACGCCCCACACAGGGACTGGGGCGAGCGCCATCTGCTCCCGGGACCCAGGCTGAAAGCAGAGCCTGGCGTGGGGCTCCTGCCCCTGCGGCCAGCAGCTGGCAGGCTCCTTCGAAGCGGAGCACAGACGGGAGGAAGGACGGCGCTGTTCTGGCTCAAGCCGGGGACCTGGGAGGCCTGGGGGGAAGGCCCACCTCTGGCAcagccctgctgggtgaccctgggcacgTCCCTTCTCCCTGCACCTAACTGGCTGGGGGCAAGCTCAGGACCCTCGACGCCCCTCAGGGAGCCCGCCCGGCCGCACAGGGGACAGTGCAGCCTTCATGGGGGGCTGTCTCTTGCCTGCGTTACTGCCACGGTTGGTTTTGCTCTGAAGGGAAAGCTCTGTTCGGCGCAGCGGGTCCGTCTCCTGTGGGGTGGCCAGATAGGCTCAACCCCCCCGCACTGCAGGGCCCCGGCAGTGACCCCCCAGCCAGCCGCCAGATGGGGGCTCGACCGCAGCCGCCTCAAAGCCTCTGTCCCTCCTTCCGCCCTGGCAAGGGGCAGGGGCCTGATAAGGCCAGAGCCAGCATGGCCCCTTCGAGCTAAATATAGGGCACATCCTCCCGTGGCCGCCACACAGGgacccccgcccccttcctccgCTGCCAGCCGGCTGCTGAGCTCTTCCTTCTGGGACCCAGGGGCAGGAGGTGGGCCCCTCCTGGTTCCCCGTGGGCAGCGTGTGCTCCTGATGCCACTGCACAAGGACCCTGCACCCCGGGACCCCCACCTGGCTGGATTTGCTTCTCCTTtgagctgcagcccctgctatcccaccccagggctccccagtcctgcccccccagctctgctggtgcccctcactcccgacccacagccccctgccagcccagccctgagccccccagctctgctcttgcCCCTCACTCTCAACCCGCAGCCCAGAATGAATGCCCAAATGGGCACCAGGACCCCGATTCCAGCGAGCGGGAACTGGAGTTGAAGGAACCAACCATCCCATAGACGATCAGCCACCCACGCTGagtagctggggggagggggggatctcggctccagctcccctcccccacacaactCTGTCTCAAGGTGATTCCCCGGCTCAGGCCTTGGACAGACAAAATAGCCCTGTGGCCCTGAAAAGCTCCCGGACCAGCTGGGGAGCCCCCAGCATCCGTGGGGCAGCCAGCCTCATgccaacccctgcccccagcgAGCGGGGTGCTCCCCCAGCctgcttccccacctcctccccggcTCCACCAAGCGGGGTgatcccccagcctgccccatccctgggaccaggggcagggcacaaatgcttcctgcccctgctgcagGGGAGGAATGAGAGGGACGTGGTTGGGCGCCCCTCGGCCCATGCCAAGGCGGTGGCATTGGGGTGGCTCCTGGCGGGAGCGGGAAGCCCTGCTGGGAtgctgggactggctggatccaTGGAGAGCGGGCTGCTGGGCCCCCGGACACACCCATGCCCCCAGGCAGGCAGAAAGCTGCTGCagcaagtggggtggggggggatttcAAGGGATAAACACCGCCGGGTTTTAAGTTTTCCAGCCAAACTGAGGGGTGTTTTCCGAGCGGCTCTGGGGCGCGGCAGATCCTGGCTcatctctggggggggggggggagtgtttcGAGGGAGCCCCTGGGACGCTGGTGGCTGGGCAGGCCCcaggggggcagagagcagctggACGAGGCCTGGGGCTGGGATAAGCAGATCCTGCCTGGGGTTTCTTCAAAGGGAAGTCTCCACGGGCTGCTCCTAGGAGATAAGGAGGGCGGGGGAGCAGCTGGTTCTCAGCAAACCAGACCCCTCAGCCCAccagtcctgggggggggggaatcctgcTCGGGGGGGCTTTGCGAGGCCCATCAAGGCCCAGGCTCAGAGCCTGCTGCCCATAAACGATGAACGGAGGCGTGGGGGAGCGGACGGGAGCCCAAGGACACGGCAGCCAATTCCACGGACAGGCTCAATCCGCAGGGGCTGGTCCCGCAAGGCTgcgtggggcagggcgggggggggggggagggcgcgggATGGACCAGCCccaagggcagctcccagctcAAGGGCTGGACCCTGCGCAGCAACGGGACAATGTAAAGACACAAAGGAGCTGACAAGAATCattggtgcccctcactcccgacccgcagcccctgctaggcCAGCCCTGGTCCTCActgatccccctgccccatcctcgcTCTGTCAAGCAGAAATGC contains these protein-coding regions:
- the LOC142068287 gene encoding inactive phospholipase C-like protein 2 isoform X1, whose product is MADGPRGGGSPGSGSGSGSGSSRENSAERSPVPAAPRASIMKDGSRQRPVQKKKTVSFSTMPHDRKINSTAACISFMLEGCEMKKVRSNSRMYSRFFLLAPDMRDLRWEPSKKDSEKAKIEIESVKEVRVGKKTPVLRSNGLSDQFPDECAFSIIHGDNYESLDLVASSPDVVNAWVMGLRYLVSYGKHTPEAPEAGHPSLRTSWISSVFEVADLEKVGQIPVARAVQLIKALNPGMKASTIELKFKELQKAGERPGSDVACDLFVEAYCDLCTRPEIFFLLVQFSSDKESLGLKDLLTFLEVEQGMEGVTEETCLEIIGKYEPSSEGREKGHLAIDGFTRYLLSPDCSIFDPQHLRVCQDMTQPLSHYYISSAHGACLREDSSWGSTGLGGYVAALRMGCRSLELVVWDGPEGEPLVSGGRSAASRVACRSVVGVIDRYAFEASEYPLVLCLAVRCSPAQQRLMAQCLRKTLGAKLYLDPPDPEEAYLPSPETLKGRVLIKGRKLQPSCHESEGEVTDEEEGPETGQCPGEADGQPPAGGGQRRLRLSRELSELVSLCQEVPFQDFEASRRGQRYWELCSFSEAEAGRFASECPAELVSYNKRFLSRVYPSPLRIDASNANPQDFWKCGCQMVAMNFQTPGLMMDLNAGWFRQNGACGYVLRPAVMREEVSYFSANAKDSLPGVPAQLLHLRVISGQNLPKPRGSGAKGDVVEPYVCAEIHGIPADCAERRTKTALQSGDNPVFEESLEFQVNLPELALLRLVVLDDDYIGDEFIAQYTIPFECLQSGYRHVPLRSLAGELLPHATLFLHVAIADRPGGGKGRGRSGRRGRRLREYTSAKATGIKPIDEVFRAAGQPLREATDLRENMQNALVSFKELCGLTPAATMKQCILTVATWLMRSESTPSVTLNLGQQYPPMEAQGPVPELLRKVLTAYETTIQTSRTLIESADAVHRKLMQAQQAGMGFHKELHRLEAKEGLKGRKLQKALESFAWNVTVLKGQADLLKQAKAEALDNLWQIHNAGQSCGIGRNGSASPDLAQARTPLEPISETEGGSDTGSC
- the LOC142068287 gene encoding inactive phospholipase C-like protein 2 isoform X2 → MLRGQTQEGGSRDGSRQRPVQKKKTVSFSTMPHDRKINSTAACISFMLEGCEMKKVRSNSRMYSRFFLLAPDMRDLRWEPSKKDSEKAKIEIESVKEVRVGKKTPVLRSNGLSDQFPDECAFSIIHGDNYESLDLVASSPDVVNAWVMGLRYLVSYGKHTPEAPEAGHPSLRTSWISSVFEVADLEKVGQIPVARAVQLIKALNPGMKASTIELKFKELQKAGERPGSDVACDLFVEAYCDLCTRPEIFFLLVQFSSDKESLGLKDLLTFLEVEQGMEGVTEETCLEIIGKYEPSSEGREKGHLAIDGFTRYLLSPDCSIFDPQHLRVCQDMTQPLSHYYISSAHGACLREDSSWGSTGLGGYVAALRMGCRSLELVVWDGPEGEPLVSGGRSAASRVACRSVVGVIDRYAFEASEYPLVLCLAVRCSPAQQRLMAQCLRKTLGAKLYLDPPDPEEAYLPSPETLKGRVLIKGRKLQPSCHESEGEVTDEEEGPETGQCPGEADGQPPAGGGQRRLRLSRELSELVSLCQEVPFQDFEASRRGQRYWELCSFSEAEAGRFASECPAELVSYNKRFLSRVYPSPLRIDASNANPQDFWKCGCQMVAMNFQTPGLMMDLNAGWFRQNGACGYVLRPAVMREEVSYFSANAKDSLPGVPAQLLHLRVISGQNLPKPRGSGAKGDVVEPYVCAEIHGIPADCAERRTKTALQSGDNPVFEESLEFQVNLPELALLRLVVLDDDYIGDEFIAQYTIPFECLQSGYRHVPLRSLAGELLPHATLFLHVAIADRPGGGKGRGRSGRRGRRLREYTSAKATGIKPIDEVFRAAGQPLREATDLRENMQNALVSFKELCGLTPAATMKQCILTVATWLMRSESTPSVTLNLGQQYPPMEAQGPVPELLRKVLTAYETTIQTSRTLIESADAVHRKLMQAQQAGMGFHKELHRLEAKEGLKGRKLQKALESFAWNVTVLKGQADLLKQAKAEALDNLWQIHNAGQSCGIGRNGSASPDLAQARTPLEPISETEGGSDTGSC